The stretch of DNA CGACTGGTCTGCTGGCCTTTGTCTTCATCGCCTGGCACGTGTTCCACATGCATGGCTGGATTCACAATGAAGCTTGGCTCCACCTGATTCAGGGCTGGGGTGGGATGTTCAAGCCATACAACGCCGCCACGTCGGCCGCCCACGCGATGCAGGCCTCGGTCTTGTACCCGATTCTGTACACGATCGGCGTGCTGGCCTGCGTGTTCCACCTCTCCAACGGCCTGTTCACGATGGGCATCACTTGGGGTATCTGGATCAGCCCGAAGGCGCAGACCGGCGCCAAGTGCGTGACCAGCATCTTTGGTCTGGCCTTAGCCTTGGTCGGCATCACGTCGATCGTCGGACTGTGGACGCTGAAGGACTTCAAAGAGATCCGCGAGAAAGAAAACACCGCGTACGAGTTGTTGGTCGAAATCGGCGACATCCCGCCGAGCGAGCACAAACGTGACCTGCCTGCCGAAGAGCTGGACGAAGCCCCTGCCTTCAACGGCCCCGCCCCGGCGGAAGAGTCAGAAGATTAATCGGGCGGTCAACCGGCAACTTCGCGCTACGATAACAGTACACAACGCACTCCTGGGCCGAGCGACGATCGACCCCACTTGATACGAGGGATACCTGGCATGGCGAAGCAACGCGTTCTGGTGGTTGGCGGCGGACTCGCCGGTTTGGCGGCCACGATGAAACTGGCCGAACTCGGCATCGCGGTCGACCTGATGAGCATCACCCCGGTCAAGCGTTCGCACAGCGTCTGCGCTCAGGGTGGCATCAACAGCGTCAACGACCAGACCCGCCAGTTGGGCGACAATGAGTGGAAGCACTTTGACGACACCA from Blastopirellula retiformator encodes:
- a CDS encoding succinate dehydrogenase cytochrome b558 subunit; this translates as MSNKPGFWARNEFLIRRLHSLTGLVPVGAYMIVHLLVNASVAASPETFQRNVFSIHSLGALLPLVEWTFIFLPIMFHAFLGLAFTMGASPNYSEYRYNSNFRYTMQRATGLLAFVFIAWHVFHMHGWIHNEAWLHLIQGWGGMFKPYNAATSAAHAMQASVLYPILYTIGVLACVFHLSNGLFTMGITWGIWISPKAQTGAKCVTSIFGLALALVGITSIVGLWTLKDFKEIREKENTAYELLVEIGDIPPSEHKRDLPAEELDEAPAFNGPAPAEESED